AATAGAAAAATTACAATATAGCCTAAATGGACTCTTTTCAGAAGTGATAGTAATTTCTGAGCTAAGTTGGTTTTTTCTCCCTTTTGAAATCTTTTTAATGGAAGTATTTTTGGATCGAAACTTAGTACCTCATTGTGATATAAAAATATTTGCATTTAGTTCTGCTTGTTTATCTTTAAAATTTCTTTTTAATCTTCCTTGCATTATCGGTTTTGGTAGTGATATTACACATCAATCATTTTATGAAGAACAAGTCAATAAAAGAATACAGCATGAATTAGAGCTTAATTTTTTACTTCAACAGATATAGGGCGATCGCCCCATGAAATTTAAGATTAGTCATGCAATCTATTGTATTCTTTAAGACTTCTTCTATCATTCTAAAACACTATGGAAATAAGCAAAAGAATTAACTCGACACAAGCAAGTGGTAGAAGCGAACAATTGAATTACTTTCGATACGCTTTAATTTTATACTGCTTGATAGTTCTATTTGTAATTCCATTTAGATCTTTTTTTCCACATGCCAAACTATTTTTACCAATAATTGCTTTTGTTTTAATTTTACAACTTATTGTTTATAAGACTAAAATAAAGCTTATAGACACTATAATTGTGTGTTTGATTTTAATAGCTTCTTCATTACCAGTGTCATCTTTAGTTTTGTTTAGATACACGCTACCTATATGCTTTATTCTTATTGGTTTTAATGATAATAAACCTACATTACTTAAAAGAAACTATCTTACTATATTATATTGGATTTGTTTGCCTTCAATTCTTTATCAACTAGTTGTATATAGAAACCAGTTTTTTGATGGTGTAGCGAGGATTACTTTAAGTGTTGGAGACCACAACATATCGGGATTATTTATGTTGTTATTCTTCTTCTTTTGCTACAAAAATAAATTTAGAATTGGTATAGTTTTATCGCTTCTTTGTATAGGTCTTTTCCTGAGTCGAAACTATTTTATTAGTATATGCGTCTTTTATTTGATTTTGTTGTTTGAAGTTCCATTCTCAAAAATAATCAGCAAAATTCACTTTGCTTATATTTTTATAGCTGTTAACTTTTTAGTAATCTTACTCAGCTATTATTGGATTACAAACGTAGAGACTTCCAGTTTATTATACGATAGTGGCGCTAGTCGTCTATTTTCTTTTAATTCTTTTAATGATAGTTCTAATTTAGACAGATTTGAAGCAAACGTTTTTCTAATTCAATCTTATTTAAACAATCCAGTACTAGCTCTCCAGGGTTATAGAGATACTTACATAAGCGTGTTTCAACCACTTCGTTTATTAATACATCAATCGTTTCTTGAAGTTTTTGCCTATACTGGGGTTCCCTTTAGTTGCTTGTATTTTTTCGGTTTTGTAAGAGTCGTTATGCGGTTTTATCATAAAGATAATTTTAAATATATTTATTCATATTTAACTTTTACTTTATTTTTACATAGCTCTTTACAAGGAGCAACACTCACGCTTTTTATCTTGATTTTAAGTTTACCTTCAAAAAGTAAGAGATTACACCCATATTAAAAATCTAAAATTTATTAATGAAATCGAGCTATTTGCATATATGCTTCAAGTTTAGCTATCTCAACATAGCACTTTTATGAAAATATCTATTGTTACTCCGGTTTTCAATTCTGTAACAACAATTGAAAAAACGATACTGAGTGTGATTTCTCAAAAAAGAAACTTTCCCTTAGAATATATTGTAATTGATGGTGGTTCGACTGATGGTACTATTCAAGTCATAAACAAGTATGCAGACCAGATAAATTTGTTTATTTCAGAACCAGATCGTGGTCCTTATGATGCCATGAATAAGGGAATAAACCATTCAACAGGTGATGTTATAGGCATAATTAACTCTGATGATTGGTATCACGATAATGCGATCGCAACGGTCGAGCAAGAATTTTATCGAAATCACGACATTTCCGTTCTCTATTCACCTATAACAAATTACTATAAAGGAGAATATGTTGCTACTTTCGTTCCTGGCGATCTAGATAAACTTTTACTTAGATTTACGCTCAACCATCCATCTTGCTTTATTACAAAGTCAGCATATAACCTAGTAGGTTTATATAACTTAGAATATTCGATCGCAGCAGATTACGATCTGATTCTTCGCTTATTTGTATCTGGCGTAAATTTTCATTACGTAAGTACGCCACTTGCCTCTTATTCATTAAGTGGAATGAGTTCTTCTGCCAAACCCTTTGATAGAATTAAATTAATTCGGGAGTGCTGGAAGATTAGCTGTAGCCATTCTAGCCAATTATCTAGGGATATGGAGCTTCAGCGATGGAACGTATATAGAGCCTGGGTTTTCAATGAGTTATTTGCGCTCCCAACTAGGTATTTTCTTAAACCTCCACTAGCTAGAAAGCTGAAATCTTTTCTAAGTAGATATCTTGGAAAGCCAGTATCGGATACTTATGGTAAATGGTAGTTTTTCTATGTCAAGAATCTTGTTTATCTCTGCCCAGGCTCCCACTAACCAATATCCACAAGCTGGACAAAGGATTGCCTTTACACATCTTACAGAATATGCCATTGCTAGTGAAGTCGTTGATGTAGTAGTTATAGCTAATAAAGGTGAGGTGGACGCTGCCAAAGATTTAGTTGCAAAATTTGGTAGTAACCTCTACACATATCCACTCAATCAGTTCAATAAAATTACTAATTGCTTAACTCATTATCAAGTTCCCGTGAAGTTTGCTTCTCGTCTTATTAATACAGTTGAGAGAAGCATTCAAAAACTTATCATGACTAATATTTATGATACGATTCATTTTGAATGTTCTCATGCTGCTATATATTTTGAAGCCATTGAAAAGTATATTAATCCTACTCAAACGAAGACTGTAATTAGCTTAAGAGATGTGTGGACTCAAGTTTTTTTAAGACAGTCTGTCAGTAATTTTTTCTATGGTATTGAAGTAGCTAGAACTTTCCATTATGAACGGCAATTATACTCCCGTGTCGGTGAGTTATGGGTATCATCTACCAAAGATCGCGACCTTTTAACTTCTTTATTTTCTATACCCACTGCAAGGATTACTATCAAGCCTCACCAAGCTAGTTGTTTTGTGTATCGAGTGCAGCGTTGTTTAGAAAAGATAGAGAAAAAAAGTCTCTTGTTCTGGGGAGCTATAGGAAGACCAGAGAACGAACAAGCAATTCTTACCTTTGTCGAGCAGTGTTTTAAGAAGCTGGTTCAACACGATGGAGATTTTAAACTTTACATAGTAGGCTCCAATCCTTCTCAAAAAGTTTTGGCACTTGCTTGTAAACAGATTATAGTTACAGGATTTGTTGAAGATCCAACTGAGTTTTTTGAAAAAGCTGAAATTGGAATAGTTCCTCTATCTAAGGGAGGTGGGATTAAACTAAAAACCCTAGAAATGCTAGAAGCTGGCTTGCCAGTTATTGCTACTGCTGTAGGTGCTGAAGGAATCGTAGATCGGCGGAAAAAATTAGTAGTGAGTGACAATTTTGAAGAATGGTTCGATTTGATCCGCATAATGATAAGGTAAAGCTTTTTTGGCTCCACTTTATTTTTCTAAATTGCCTTCTGCTTTTAATAAGGTAGCAGAGCGATTTGCATTGCTGACAGCAGTTCCTATTTTGTTAGAACGTAGCTTAACTAAATTTCTAATAAAGTTGGCTCGGGCAAAATCGGGAGCAATTTCTATAGCGCGATCGCAATCTTTCAACGCTGCTACTAGATAATTTAATGCTAAATTCACTTCAGCTCTTACAACGTAAAAGTGTGGTTCGTCAGGTTCGAGAAGAATTGCTTTTGTGTAATCAGCCTTTGCTGCTCTCAAGCGATTACTCTGAAAGTAAAGTTCTCCTCTTTCTATATAGGCCAAAACATTTTCTGGATTCTGTTTAATTACCTGACTCCAATCCGCGATCGCTCCTGAAATATCACCTAGATTTTTTCTAACCCAAGCTCTATCTGCGTAACAGTACATGCATTTACGATCTCGTGATATCGCTATATTATAATGTTCTAAAGCAGATGATAGTTGTCCGAATTGAGATAGCAACGCTCCGCGTTTATGTTGCAAAAAATGCTCATCAGGACACAACTCGATGGCGCGATTGTATTCAGAAAAAGCTGCGGCTAATTCTCCAAAAGATTCTAAAATCTCTCCGCGATATATATAGGCAGCAACAACGTTTTTAGGATTAGTCTTATCTAGATGAATTACCGCTGCATAATCATTTAATGCTGCTTGTGTTTGAGCTAATTTTTTGTAAGCATTGCCTCGATTCAAATAAGCAATAGCAAAATCAGGGTTAAGTGCGATCGCTTGAGAGAAATCAGCTACCGCAGCACGATAATCTCCAGTTCTCACCCATATGTAGCCTCGATTCAAATAGCTATCACTGCGATCGGGTGCAATATCAATAGCCGTAGAAAGGTCTTTTAGTGCCGCTCTATAATCATTTAAGTAGCTATAAGCATTTGCTCGATTAACATGCGCTTGAATTTTATTTGACTCAACCTCGATTGCTTTAGTAAAATCAGCAATAGCAGCTTCAGCATTCTGCTTTTGATCTAGGTAAGTTATGCCTCGGCAAATATAAGCTTTATAGTGTTGCGGATCGAGTCTTATGGCTAGATCGTAGTCAGAGATTGCTTTATCTGACATTTTTAAAATACTATAAAGGTTGCCTCGATTGTATATAACTTCTACTAAACTCGGGTCGAGCTTAAGAGCTTTGTTAAAATATAAAAGTGCTGTTTTAACATTACCTTCAAATAAGGCATGTAAACCATATTGCTTGTACTGCCAAGCTTGAAATTCTTTTACCATAATTGACTTGGATACTTCGACTAAATATGTAAATACTTTGACTCATAGATCGGATTTGTCTTTTTCTAAGAACAATATATGTATTACATCTGACGGAAATGATAATACTCCTGAACTTTTCTGTATAGACAAACTTTATCTATCAAGAGAACATATTAGTATGACACCAATCTAAGTGTCAAAGTTCTCTTATATAGAGGTGATTTAGCACTACACAATCTACAAGTTGTTAAGAGAAGACACTCAGAGTTAACTCTGACAATTTTAGTAAATAGAAAACGTTTGTTTCAGTTTCGTTTGTAGAAGTATATTGAACGAGTTTTTCAATCTCCTCTTAGCTATGCGATCGCAGCAAAGCTTAATACTGTAAGTGACAAAACTTATAGCTTTACTAACTTATGAGGTGAAATAGTCTTCAATGTGATGTATTTAACTAAATTTCTCATGTAACTAATATTACTTTTCTCAATTTTCTGTAGCCTTTCAGTTGCAAACTGCAAAACTCGATCCGCTCGTCCATCCCAAGTAAAATTATGTACTTCTTGAAAAGCACGATTGGCAATAGTATTAGCTAATAAAGGATTATTCAACAGAGTATCTATTGCTAATTTGAATGAGAGTGGTTCATCAGGTTCTGCCAACAGTGCATTTTCTCTGTGTCGCAATACTGTTGCTATAGTTGGTAAAGCTGAAGCGACAATTGGTCTTTTAGCAACCATATAATCAAATAGCTTCAACGGACAAGTAGCTTCAGCCAGTTCCCAATACTTACTGGTAGGAAGAATTAGAATGTCTGCGGCATATAGATATAGTGCTAGCTCAGATTGTGGTACGTGACCGAAAAATTGTATGTTTTGTAAATTCATCTGTTGGCAAGTTGCTTTTACCCGGTTGATATCATCAATCCATCCTCCTACTAAAACAAATTTACATTCTGGCATCAAACTAGCAGTTTTCAAAATTATTGGTATTCCTTTATAATCGTACAAATGCCCTGAATATAAGATAATTTGACTGTCTTGTTGTAAAGATAACTTTTGGCGGGCTAAAGATTTACTCTGATAAGGAAGAAAATTTTTAATGTCTACGGCATTAGGAGCTACCAATGTTTTTTCAGGAAGCAAACCATGATTTAAGTAGTTCTCTGCAAGTTGAGGTAATGTGGTAACAACACCAAGCAAGTTCTTGTTATCGAATAACTCTTTACATGTAGAACTAAGTTTTTCTGAAACTGGTTCGTGCCATTCCCAAAGTACAGGTATACACATTCTTAGCAAAATTTCAACCACAGGAAACGAACGAGTGTAAATTAAGAAAGGAGCTTTAAAACAAGCGTATAAAATAGCCAGTTTATAAAAGATAAAATTTTCATAATTTTGGGGGAAAGGATACTCGATCTTAATATGTAGCGGTAGGCGAACTAGTTTAAATTTACAATACAAACCATACCAATCTTGAAATTCTGAGTCTATGCCTTTTAAAACCGAAAAAATATCTCCGCTAGTGACCAATTCAAAATTTTCAACTTTTTGAGAAAAAGCCTGCGCCATTTTAGCAGTTTGAATTGAGTGAGCCATTTTTGATGGTAGGTTTCCTTTAGACACATAAATTAGAGACTTTAGCGTTTCCATTTTACTTTCTTCGATAGGTAGTTTTTTGATGATACCAATGATTAATACAGGCAAAACCTATATACTATTATTTGTATTTCCATGCTTAACCTTTCGCTTTGATAGCGCTAGTATATATAATATTTGCGATCGCAAAAATACTAGTTAAATCGAGTCACTTCTCTTTTTGGAAGATTGTTTGTTGCTTTTGCTAAAACTTCAGACACAACCTCTGTGTATCGAGCAAGACTGAATGTCTCTAATACTTTTTCACGAGTTTGCTTCCAGTCTACAGAATAAGCCGAACCGCTAGCGATCGTCACAATTGATTCAGCAATCGACTCAGGTGTAGTTTCGCAAGTCCATAGCTCCGTTTCTGGATTAAAAAACTCTCTCAAAGCCGGAGAATTCATGGTTAAGGTAGGTAATCCTAATGAGAGGGCTTCAATCAACTTATTAGGAATAGCATGATACGCTTTATCTGTATTACCAAAAATACCTAATGCTAAATCGCAATAATTAACTAGATATTTAGGTAATGAACCATTAATAAAATTTAAGTCCTTCCTGAGAAAAACTATAGATTCAAGATGACATGACTGAACTTTTTCTACATAATCGTAAAAAGCTTTATTGTCTACACCAAAAAAGTTACAAGTAAATTGCAAGTTTCTTTCGCGCAAAATTTTTATCGCTTGTAATATGTTATCCAATCCATGTAAAGGAATAAATGTTCCCCACCAACAAATATTTAATTTCCCATCTTGCATCCAGCTTTTGTTGGGGAGCAAGCAAGAAACATTACACAGAGGAGCTATGTAGACTTTTTTTCTGTCAATATCAGTATTCAGAATCTGTTCCCAGTAAGTTAACTCTTGATTAGAGCTATGGATGAGATAGTCTGATTTCTTTAACGCTATTATATCTTTTTCAATATATGATTTAGCGAGTTTGCTTCCATCACCAACTCTTTTTCTGTCCCTCACTTCAGTATCGTAAAGCGAGATATACATTTCAACTATTACTTTTTTTCTAAACAGCTTTGCTGCAAAAACAGTACTTTTGATGAAGATAGTATTCATTGGCAATAGGTAAATTACGTCCGCAAACGCAGCTTTTATCAAAAGTTCAATCCAGTAAAATTTAGTTAATATTTTCTCAAGTAAAGAACTCTGCCTACGTAAGTTTATATAATAAAAGCTAGGACATAATTGAGAAACAAAATAATTTTTGGAACCATATAGAAACTCGATGAGAGCTTGAGAGCGACGATCTACGCGAGAAATATTGCCACAGAGCAAAACCTTGGCTTGATTTATGGGTGCTAGCATTGAAGTAATATTTTTGAGAATTGAACTATTGGCAAAAATACATGGAACTATTTTTTCAACACCGTCTTTTCTTACTATTTAAAACGTTAAAATATCTCACGTTCAATGGTGAAAAAAATAAATTAACTTTTATAATAATTTTGTTAGTGCAATTTATATCTCAACAATTGCACCTATGTAGGGATAAAAGACATAACTTAATAGAAGTGAAATATCATGAAAAACCTGAATCGCTACTTTGTAAATTGTCCTGTATTAGCTAAGTTTTCATACTATCTAATAAAACTTCAGGTTTAAATAACAATATGTTTTTTTTGTACGATAAATATTATTAAGTGGGAAGAATCAACGATGAACTAAAAATATTTCTGACTCTGATTGGTGTTGCTTAAGTGCACTCTTAGTGTCTTCTCTCACAATCCATAACGCCGCGAGCTATAACGCTTATAGCGCTACTTTACTCGTATTAGTAATTTAGTATTAATGTCTAAATGAGTCACTCAAAACTCTATTGAATAACGTTTTTAACTGCTATGAATTTAATAATTATATTTCTGCTTTATCATCATGTTCAGTTATAAGTCAGTTTTTGTCAATACATAAAAGTTACAGAAAAGTTCAGGACATAAAAGTTATAGACCAGTTCAGAACAAGGAACGAAATTATCTTGACAAATATGCAAATCGTCAACATCAAACACAAAACAAGGAATAGGCTCTATCTTACTATTCCACTTTGCGAACTACGGTTTACTGGTGCTAGCACTGCTCGATCTCCTAGAGCTACTTGTCCCCACGCGCTTGCTAAATTCAGTGGAATTTTTGTGATTAGCACCGTTGTTAGTGCTTGACACTTTGCGGCTTCAAATCAAAATGGATGCTCGCACCCAATTGTCAATCTTGTTTTATTACAATTCCTTAACCTTTAATGCAGCTTGAAGATATTTATCAATATTTTGCCAATCCTCCAGAGATTTATCTTTGCCAAGAGCAAGCAGTTTGTTATATTCTGTCGGTTTTGCTTGAGGGTGAATCTTATGGATCTGGATTGATTCAAAAGCTCGAACGTGAAGAGTCTCGCTATCGCCTCTCCGATACCGTGTTGTATGCAGCGCTGAAATTTCTCGAAGATGAAGGAGCGATCGCGGGGTACTGGCAAAAACTAGAGGGTCGCGGTCGTCCTCGACGAATGTTCCGGCTCAATCACCAATGGCAAAATGAAGCACGAAATCTAGCAAAATTATGGAGCGATAGCATCACCTAATGTAAATAAATCAGTCAGCCTTTTAGGAGCAGAACGTCTCTGCTGCGGGATAGCTGGGCGATCGCTTCTACGATTTCATCTCCAATTTTTCGAGTAATTTAGGCAGATCCTTCTGAGATACTTGGCGATGCTCGGTTTCGATCGCATCAACCCAAGATATACTTTTCCCCATTGTTGCGGCAAAGAAAGCCCTCGACCAGCCTTTAGCTTTTCTAGCTGCTCTAATCGCAGCACCAGATGGCGGCTGTTGTTTGGGACGTTCCACGCCTCTAAGCTGGTTTGGCAACTTAGCAATCTCTGCCAGCGCTGCTTCTGGTAAATCGAATCGCCATGTAGTATCTAAAAGCTGGCTCCAGAAGCCGATTGGTCTTTTCGTACCATCGTTATTTATCAACCACGCTGGACCAGTTTCTAACTCGACTCGCCATCCAGCCGCTTCAATTACTTTCAAGTCAGTCGCTAGATCGTCAGCTAGTTGCCGTCGTAGTTGCCGATCTTGCTCTGCTACCGCAATTTTAGCCATACCATACGCAATTTGCATCAGAGATTTGCCGGAAAAGACTTCGCGGTATCCTGGCTTGACTTGAAAAATCAGCCAAATTAGCATTCGAGCTGCACCAGCATTTTGTTTACCAATGCTAAACAGCGTTTGTACTGTTTTTTTGGTAATAACTCCCGTATAGTAATAGTACTCAGACTTATTTAAAAAGTACTTCGCCCACAATCCAGGTTGAACGATGACTTTTAAACCTGTCAGCTTCGGATTGCCTGCCTTATCTGTCTCAAAATCTCTTGCAACATTGACATTCCAGATTTTTAAATCGGCTACGGTAAAGGCTCCTACCTTGCCTTGTTTTTCCCAAACTACGTGAGCTAATATCTGTGCAGGCTGTCGTACCAGGTCATACAGAATTTTTAGTTGCTCATGTCTACATAAATCTCTACGTTTGATTAATCCGGTGTATTCCAGCAGTTGTTTATCATCTAATAGAAACTCACTTTGCCACGGATGATTCAGATTTGCAGCAGCAGCGCAATAAATTAGATGAATAGCGCCTGCTCTAGGATCGAATCGATCTATGACAGCTAAAGCTGCTGACTCAGATATGGTATCAGGAGACAAGTTTTCTAAATTGTCTGTGACGTAGTAAGAGATCGTGCCTTTTTTGCCATCAGCTGCTTTTTCATAGCTCAAATTGTTTTGGGTTTCGGTCTTCCAGGGTAGATCGCGCTTTTGAGATAACACTTCTGCCACTCCATGCAACAAGAGTGACAAAGCTGCAAGACTCGTCTTGCCATCTGGAAACAAAGAAGCTTTCTTGAATGGTTTGGTTGGAGATTTCAGCTGCCTAGACTTCAGAAGAATCTTTTTGACAGCCCCCAATTTGCTTGTCTGAGGTGATGTGGTATTTGATTCTGTAGCTATTGTTGCTTCGCGGTCTACCTCGGTCTTGCTTGCGTCATTTCGCCGAAGAATAACTATTTCTACTACCGGTTGAAGCAGACTCCCAAGCCGATTACGCAGTAATTCTGGTAATTTCATCTCTTGCTTGGTATACCAATCAAATCTCTCGTATTTTTTGCTCTTACTAGAAACGCAAATTATTGCACCTCTATATAAACATATCCCGGATTCAACGATATTTTCCTACCTAATTTGGTAGAACTTGCGGGGTTGATTGAAGTATTAATTACAGGAATGCTAATTAAGTGAAAGTGTGCGAGTAAATTTTATCTATCAAAAGGCATATTCTGAAAGTAGTACTGATAAAAGTAGGCGATCGCATAAGTGCCGTCTTCATCAACAGATTTGAGCCGATTGGATTTAATGTAGTTCTAAGGTACTAGGATCGGCTCACTTTTTTCAAAACGGGTTGCATAAATTGGCTTTAAATAGCATCAAAATCTTACCGAGCAATAGTTTTACAACTTTACACCTACTGCTAGCACTTAGTCACACTTTTGCTAGAAACAAGTCACACTTTTGCTAGAAACAAGTCACACTTTTTCATTGTGGGGCGTAGATTTAATATACTTGTATTAAAATCTTACATTTTTAACTCAAGCTAAAAATGTAAGGGCTATTGAATCGGTCGAATAATATATTTTTCTAAATCTACGGTTTTAGAGATAGCCTCAAAGTAAAATCATTGTAAATGAAATAATAAAAAACCTTACACCCTGTAAATTTTAAGGAATGTTACTCAATTAAAACAGAGATTGCTCGCCATAACGCAGTCAAATATCTATCTGCATGAGTAGTGAAAAATTCAAAGTTTGATTCTGCGGATAGGTGAAAAGAATGTGGCTTTGATGGCTTAATGTTGTGTGTATTGTCTTGTTACTCATGAATCATTTCTAAGTGGAGAAGAAAGTTATGCCATTACTAAGCATTAGTGATTTTGATACAGAATATCAAAGTACGTTTGAAGACAATGACATCAAAGGTATGGATGTTTATGGTGAAGGGGATGGGGAAAAGTTTGGTACAGTAAAAGATATTTTAGTAGACGAACAAGGTAATTTTCG
This genomic stretch from Scytonema millei VB511283 harbors:
- a CDS encoding glycosyltransferase — encoded protein: MPVLIIGIIKKLPIEESKMETLKSLIYVSKGNLPSKMAHSIQTAKMAQAFSQKVENFELVTSGDIFSVLKGIDSEFQDWYGLYCKFKLVRLPLHIKIEYPFPQNYENFIFYKLAILYACFKAPFLIYTRSFPVVEILLRMCIPVLWEWHEPVSEKLSSTCKELFDNKNLLGVVTTLPQLAENYLNHGLLPEKTLVAPNAVDIKNFLPYQSKSLARQKLSLQQDSQIILYSGHLYDYKGIPIILKTASLMPECKFVLVGGWIDDINRVKATCQQMNLQNIQFFGHVPQSELALYLYAADILILPTSKYWELAEATCPLKLFDYMVAKRPIVASALPTIATVLRHRENALLAEPDEPLSFKLAIDTLLNNPLLANTIANRAFQEVHNFTWDGRADRVLQFATERLQKIEKSNISYMRNLVKYITLKTISPHKLVKL
- a CDS encoding glycosyltransferase, yielding MSRILFISAQAPTNQYPQAGQRIAFTHLTEYAIASEVVDVVVIANKGEVDAAKDLVAKFGSNLYTYPLNQFNKITNCLTHYQVPVKFASRLINTVERSIQKLIMTNIYDTIHFECSHAAIYFEAIEKYINPTQTKTVISLRDVWTQVFLRQSVSNFFYGIEVARTFHYERQLYSRVGELWVSSTKDRDLLTSLFSIPTARITIKPHQASCFVYRVQRCLEKIEKKSLLFWGAIGRPENEQAILTFVEQCFKKLVQHDGDFKLYIVGSNPSQKVLALACKQIIVTGFVEDPTEFFEKAEIGIVPLSKGGGIKLKTLEMLEAGLPVIATAVGAEGIVDRRKKLVVSDNFEEWFDLIRIMIR
- a CDS encoding glycosyltransferase family 2 protein yields the protein MKISIVTPVFNSVTTIEKTILSVISQKRNFPLEYIVIDGGSTDGTIQVINKYADQINLFISEPDRGPYDAMNKGINHSTGDVIGIINSDDWYHDNAIATVEQEFYRNHDISVLYSPITNYYKGEYVATFVPGDLDKLLLRFTLNHPSCFITKSAYNLVGLYNLEYSIAADYDLILRLFVSGVNFHYVSTPLASYSLSGMSSSAKPFDRIKLIRECWKISCSHSSQLSRDMELQRWNVYRAWVFNELFALPTRYFLKPPLARKLKSFLSRYLGKPVSDTYGKW
- a CDS encoding helix-turn-helix domain-containing protein, with translation MKLPELLRNRLGSLLQPVVEIVILRRNDASKTEVDREATIATESNTTSPQTSKLGAVKKILLKSRQLKSPTKPFKKASLFPDGKTSLAALSLLLHGVAEVLSQKRDLPWKTETQNNLSYEKAADGKKGTISYYVTDNLENLSPDTISESAALAVIDRFDPRAGAIHLIYCAAAANLNHPWQSEFLLDDKQLLEYTGLIKRRDLCRHEQLKILYDLVRQPAQILAHVVWEKQGKVGAFTVADLKIWNVNVARDFETDKAGNPKLTGLKVIVQPGLWAKYFLNKSEYYYYTGVITKKTVQTLFSIGKQNAGAARMLIWLIFQVKPGYREVFSGKSLMQIAYGMAKIAVAEQDRQLRRQLADDLATDLKVIEAAGWRVELETGPAWLINNDGTKRPIGFWSQLLDTTWRFDLPEAALAEIAKLPNQLRGVERPKQQPPSGAAIRAARKAKGWSRAFFAATMGKSISWVDAIETEHRQVSQKDLPKLLEKLEMKS
- a CDS encoding tetratricopeptide repeat protein — protein: MVKEFQAWQYKQYGLHALFEGNVKTALLYFNKALKLDPSLVEVIYNRGNLYSILKMSDKAISDYDLAIRLDPQHYKAYICRGITYLDQKQNAEAAIADFTKAIEVESNKIQAHVNRANAYSYLNDYRAALKDLSTAIDIAPDRSDSYLNRGYIWVRTGDYRAAVADFSQAIALNPDFAIAYLNRGNAYKKLAQTQAALNDYAAVIHLDKTNPKNVVAAYIYRGEILESFGELAAAFSEYNRAIELCPDEHFLQHKRGALLSQFGQLSSALEHYNIAISRDRKCMYCYADRAWVRKNLGDISGAIADWSQVIKQNPENVLAYIERGELYFQSNRLRAAKADYTKAILLEPDEPHFYVVRAEVNLALNYLVAALKDCDRAIEIAPDFARANFIRNLVKLRSNKIGTAVSNANRSATLLKAEGNLEK
- a CDS encoding PadR family transcriptional regulator, with product MQLEDIYQYFANPPEIYLCQEQAVCYILSVLLEGESYGSGLIQKLEREESRYRLSDTVLYAALKFLEDEGAIAGYWQKLEGRGRPRRMFRLNHQWQNEARNLAKLWSDSIT
- a CDS encoding glycosyltransferase, with amino-acid sequence MLAPINQAKVLLCGNISRVDRRSQALIEFLYGSKNYFVSQLCPSFYYINLRRQSSLLEKILTKFYWIELLIKAAFADVIYLLPMNTIFIKSTVFAAKLFRKKVIVEMYISLYDTEVRDRKRVGDGSKLAKSYIEKDIIALKKSDYLIHSSNQELTYWEQILNTDIDRKKVYIAPLCNVSCLLPNKSWMQDGKLNICWWGTFIPLHGLDNILQAIKILRERNLQFTCNFFGVDNKAFYDYVEKVQSCHLESIVFLRKDLNFINGSLPKYLVNYCDLALGIFGNTDKAYHAIPNKLIEALSLGLPTLTMNSPALREFFNPETELWTCETTPESIAESIVTIASGSAYSVDWKQTREKVLETFSLARYTEVVSEVLAKATNNLPKREVTRFN